The Actinosynnema mirum DSM 43827 genomic interval TTCGTGTGATGGGGGAAGCCTTGGGGGTGGGCGAGGGCTTTGCTAAGCTAATGACGCGGACCCGCCCCCATGCTCTTGGGGAAAGCGGGTCCAGCTTTATTTTCGGACTTCACAGCTCTTTAGGCGTGCTGCCGGTCGTGCTGGTGCCACCGAGCAGGTTCGGGTACCACTCCCAGGCTGCTTCCTTGCCCGGTGTTCGCAGCACGTGCTGGTACGCCGCGTAGGCGACGAGGTCGGCCACCTGCACCCACTGGTTGAGGTACGAGCCCTGGAAGTTCGGGTCGTCGATGATCCGGCGGGTCTTCAGGTCCAGCGCTCGGTGCGCGGGTCGGTAGAACGGGGCGGTGCCGTCGCCGTCCATGTACACGATGCCGAATTCATCCACCGAGCAGAGCCGCTGGTCGATCTCGCGCACCAGGTCCGCGTACACGGCCGCTTTCGCCGCCGTGTACCTGCTGCCGACGCGCCGGTACACGGCGCCGGTGCACGTTCCGGGTATCGTGCTGACGGCGTTCAGCGCGTCGACCATCGCCGCGGTTCGCGCGGACTTGTTCCGATCCCACGGCGTACCCGTCGGGTTCCCCCTGCCGTTGGCGAAATCGCTGGCGTGCAGTTCGTAGTTGGTGGGCACGCCGGTCGAGTCGTGCAGCGCGTTCCTCCAGTCCAGCCAGGCGAGCAGAGCCGGTCTCCAGTTCTGTGCCAGCAGTTCCACCCAGCCGTAGACGACGAGTTTCGAGACCGCAGAACCCGAGTCGTCGATGTAGAACAATCGCACGTCAACCACGGGGGTGGATGCTAATTATCTGAGGTGTTCAAGAGGAAATCCGGTCAATTTATTCGGAATATTCCTCTGTTCTGGAATGGTGCTTGCGGTCGTTCGGGGCCACCCCCGCACCCAGGCCTGCGGTGCCCCACGCCCAGAGCGGCTACCCTTACCCCTCGTGATCGACCTCAAGGCACTGCGCGAGAACCCGGAAGCCGTTCGTGCGTCCCAGCGGGCGCGGGGCGAGGACGAGTCCCTGGTCGACGCCCTGCTGTCCGCCGACGAGCGCCGCCGGTCCGCCGTCTCCCGCGCCGACACGCTGCGCGGTGAGCAGAAGGCGTTCGGCAAGCAGGTCGGCAAGGCCCGCGGTGAGGAGCGCGAGGCGCTGCTCGTCAAGGGCAAGGAGCTGGCCGCCGAGGTGAAGGCCGCCGAGGCCGACCAGGCCGCCGCCGAGGCCGAGCTGACCGAGCTGCACCGCTCCGTCCCCAACCTCGTGCACCCCGACGCCCCCGAGGGCGGCGAGGACGATTACGTCGTGGTCAAGCACGTCGGGGAGCCCCGCGAGTTCGACTTCGAGCCCCTCGACCACCTCGACCTCGGCACCCGGCTCGGCGCGATCGACATGGAGCGCGGCGCCAAGGTGTCCGGCTCGCGGTTCTACTTCCTCACCGGCATCGGCGCCCAGCTCGAGCTCGCCCTGCTGAACATGGCCGTCGCCCAGGCGACCGCCGCGGGCTTCCAGCTCATGATCACCCCGACCCTGGTCCGGCCCGAGGTCATGGCGGGCACCGGGTTCCTCGGCGCGCACTCCAGCGAGATCTACCGCCTGGAGGCCGACGACCTCTACCTCGTCGGCACCTCCGAGGTCCCCCTCGCCGGCTACCACGCCGACGAGATCATCGACGGCCCGCGCCGCTACGCGGGCTGGTCGTCCTGCTACCGCCGCGAGGCGGGCTCCTACGGCAAGGACACCAGGGGCATCATCCGGGTGCACCAGTTCAACAAGGTCGAGATGTTCTCCTACGTCCCGCCGGAGGAGGCCGAGGCCGAGCACGCCCGCCTGCTCGCCTGGGAGGAGGAGATGCTCGCCAAGGTCGAGGTCCCCTACCGGGTGATCGACACCGCCGCGGGCGACCTCGGCACCAGCGCCTCCCGCAAGTTCGACTGCGAGGCGTGGGTGCCCAGCCAGCAGGCCTACCGCGAGCTCACCTCCACCTCGAACTGCACCACCTTCCAGGCCCGCAGGCTGAACGTGCGCTACCGCGACGAGAACGGCAAGTCGCAGATCACCGCCACGCTCAACGGCACCCTGGCCACCACCCGCTGGATCGTCGCCATCCTGGAGAACCACCAGCAGGCCGACGGCTCCGTCGTCGTCCCGCAGGCGCTGCGCCCGTTCCTGGGCAAGGACGTCCTCCTCCCGGCCTGACCCCCGCGAGCCCGACCGACCCCCTGGCGCCCCCGCGCGAACTCCGCGCGGGGGCACCATGCTCGTGCGGTGCCCTGCGAGGAGTGAGGGGATCGCCGTGGTCGAGTGCCCGGACTGCCGCAAGCCGGTCGCCGAGGGGAGCGCCGCGTGCGCCGCGTGCGGCGCGGACCTCCGCGCACCGGCGGAGCGCGCCACCACCCCGCCCGGAGCGCCCTGGCCCGAGGAGCGGCGGGCGCTCGTCGTCGTCAGCGACCCGAGCGTGACGGTGGAGCCCGCGCCCGCCGACCCGCAGCCCTGGCCGCAGGCCCCACCGCAGTCCTGGCCGCAGGTCCCACCGCAGTGGCGCCACCCGCCCGCGCCGCCGTTCCACCCGCCCCACCCGCTCGCCTGGACCACCCTGCCCGCGTCGACCCCGCGCCAGGTGGAGCACTTCGCCTTCCCCCTGGCAGTCGTGGTGGCGCTCCAGCTCGGGATCTTCCCGCTCCTGCTCGCCGGCCAGCGGGACGGCGCGGACGGGCTGGCCCTCCTGCTGGTCACGGGCACGGTCGTCCTGCTGCCCTGCTGGGCGTACCGGGCCAGGCTCGCCACCAACGCCGCGTTCCACCGCCACTCGCCGGGCATGGCGGCGGGCTGCTGGTTCATCCCGGTCGCGTGTCTCTACGTCCCGCTGCGGGTGGTGGCCGACCTGCTGCGCGTGCGCAGGCGCTCGGCGGGCTGGACCGCCGTCGTGCTCGTCTGGTGGTGGACGTGGCTCGCCACCGCGCTGCTCACCCTGGAACCGCACCACCGCGACGACGGCGACCTGTCGACGGCAAGGACGGGCGAGACGCGGCCGAGCGCCGAGCAGCCCGAACCCGTCCCCGCGAGCGCGGCGGGGGAGCCCCCGGCGTTGTCGGGCCACTCGCCGATGAACCCGGTCGGCCTGTCGCCACCGGCTCAGCGCACCAGCCCCGCCACGTGCGCCCCGATCTCCAACGACCCGGTGGCCGCGGGCGAGGGCGCGTTCAGCACGTGCACCTGCCCAGGGGCCTCCTGCACCAGGAAGTCGTCCACCAGCGACCCGTCCCGCCGCATCGCCTGCGCCCGCACCCCGGCCTCGGCCCGCACCAGGTCGGCCTCGCCCACGGCGGGCACCAGCCGCGCCAGGCTCTCCGCGAACCGCCGCTTCGACAGGCTCCGCAGCACCTCCGCCAACCCCGTCGGGTAGGCGTACTTCCTGGCCAGCCGCCACGTGCCGGGGAACCGCAGCACCTCCGCCACGTCCCCCGCCGACACGTCGCCCCACCGGTAGCCCTCCCGGCTCAGCGCCAGCACCGCGTTCGGCCCCGCGTGCACGCTCCCGTCGAGCATCCGGGTCAGGTGCACGCCCAGGAACGGCAGCGTCGGGTCCGGCACCGGGTAGATCAGCCCGCGCACCAGGGAGCGCCGCTCCGGCCGCAGCTCGTAGTACTCGCCCCGGAACGGCACGATCCGCGCCTCCGGCTCAAGCCCGGCCATCCGCGCCACCCGGTCGCTGTGCAGCCCGGCGCAGTTGACCAGCGCGTCCCCGCGCACCACCCCGCTCGGCGTCGCGACCTCCACCCGGCCCGCGCGGGTGCGGATCGCCAGCGCGGGCGAGTTCGTCCGCAGGTCCGCGCCCGCCGCGGTCAGCTCCCGCACCATCGCCGCG includes:
- a CDS encoding DUF3800 domain-containing protein, with the translated sequence MVDVRLFYIDDSGSAVSKLVVYGWVELLAQNWRPALLAWLDWRNALHDSTGVPTNYELHASDFANGRGNPTGTPWDRNKSARTAAMVDALNAVSTIPGTCTGAVYRRVGSRYTAAKAAVYADLVREIDQRLCSVDEFGIVYMDGDGTAPFYRPAHRALDLKTRRIIDDPNFQGSYLNQWVQVADLVAYAAYQHVLRTPGKEAAWEWYPNLLGGTSTTGSTPKEL
- the serS gene encoding serine--tRNA ligase: MIDLKALRENPEAVRASQRARGEDESLVDALLSADERRRSAVSRADTLRGEQKAFGKQVGKARGEEREALLVKGKELAAEVKAAEADQAAAEAELTELHRSVPNLVHPDAPEGGEDDYVVVKHVGEPREFDFEPLDHLDLGTRLGAIDMERGAKVSGSRFYFLTGIGAQLELALLNMAVAQATAAGFQLMITPTLVRPEVMAGTGFLGAHSSEIYRLEADDLYLVGTSEVPLAGYHADEIIDGPRRYAGWSSCYRREAGSYGKDTRGIIRVHQFNKVEMFSYVPPEEAEAEHARLLAWEEEMLAKVEVPYRVIDTAAGDLGTSASRKFDCEAWVPSQQAYRELTSTSNCTTFQARRLNVRYRDENGKSQITATLNGTLATTRWIVAILENHQQADGSVVVPQALRPFLGKDVLLPA
- the lhgO gene encoding L-2-hydroxyglutarate oxidase; the protein is MRRIVVIGGGIVGLATARELSRRGDEVVVLEKEGRWAAHQTGHNSNVVHAGLYYRPGSLKARMSVAGNASIVAYAREHGVPVEVCGKLVVATSEEEVPRLRALAERASRNGVPARMVSVAEAREHEPEVSCVAALRVESTGIIDFPAVCAAMVRELTAAGADLRTNSPALAIRTRAGRVEVATPSGVVRGDALVNCAGLHSDRVARMAGLEPEARIVPFRGEYYELRPERRSLVRGLIYPVPDPTLPFLGVHLTRMLDGSVHAGPNAVLALSREGYRWGDVSAGDVAEVLRFPGTWRLARKYAYPTGLAEVLRSLSKRRFAESLARLVPAVGEADLVRAEAGVRAQAMRRDGSLVDDFLVQEAPGQVHVLNAPSPAATGSLEIGAHVAGLVR